Sequence from the Eleutherodactylus coqui strain aEleCoq1 chromosome 13, aEleCoq1.hap1, whole genome shotgun sequence genome:
AccgcggccatcttgtcctccgtctgCCCGAccgcggccatcttgtcctccgtctgCCCGAccgcggccatcttgtcctccgtctgCCCGAccgcggccatcttgtcctccgtctgCCCGAccgcggccatcttgtcctccgtctgCCCGAccgcggccatcttgtcctccgtctgCCCGAccgcggccatcttgtcctccgtctgCCCGAccgcggccatcttgtcctccgtctgCCCGAccgcggccatcttgtcctccgtctgCCCGAccgcggccatcttgtcctccagtaatatatcaggtcttatacgattcagtacttctctgtttgttactctcgccgtcaagggcatacgcagcagctttcactatCTCCACAGCCCagatgcatcaatcctccttctatcagcttcacTTGCAgttcagctttcacatccatacatggctatagggaatgcgatggtttgcactatcctgtgtttagttgctctGCTAATATCCCTACTTTTTCAGATATTGTCCATGTGTAGCATTGTGCTTCGCCTCcgtgctatcctacgttttatctctggcatagattccccATCTGGGTCCATTTTCGaatcaaggaagatgaagtcttgtaCGCATTCTATGTCTTCgttacaggaaagactgagatcagtcgAAGCAGCAGTCCCTGAattgcaggcaggattccggTGGGGACGCAGCAAccgcgaccatattgcaaatggaccatggaaaaagcttgagaatatcaaaagaatatctacatgtgcttcatcaactacatcaagTCCTTTAACTGCTATGGcgccccctacaagagctgggcgtatcggcacgCCTAGTCatgctgataaaatcactttataccaatcaggaAGCCCCTGTGAGAACAcggtatggggacacagattggtttgggattggcaaaggtgtCTGACAGGACTGCATCATCTCACCGTTCCTGTTTAACCTACATGCAGAAAATGAACCTAGACAAATTGAAAACCAGGGTGGAAAAGGTGtcaaaacatcaacaatctctgttatgcggatgacaaaactctgcttgcagaaacaaaaGCTGGTCTGAAgttgctgatatggaagattaaagctGAAAATACAAAAATCGGCCTCTACCAAGAATTATGATGACTGAAAAAAATGGCCatattcaaatcaaaatcaacgagactttgttactagagaagccaattGTCTAATAACAGGCAGTGGACTGCAAAAGTGCTAGAAGGAAGATGAGCAGAACTTGTGTGATACGTTATGGTCCTTTTAGAGGTGACGATTGTCAGATAATCGATGCACGACACTCGTCACAGTGATGCTCTTACCTGTGCCGTTCCACAGGAGAATCACTCACGGCACTGCCACCATGGAGGTCGAGAGGCCGGGGAGCGATCTTCGCCCACCCAACTCCAGTCACTGTAGGGAGACAGTCCTTCATAAGTGAGTGACTGCTGTTTACAGTgaactgcatgcagaaactgaacagttctcattcagttgctgcatgcgtttacatgggacgattatcgttcagaatcaCACGGGAGTGCAGGAATCTGAAGGATAATTGCCTGTGTAAAAGGCCAATTAATGTCCATTTAAAGTAACCCTGTCTCATTAAAAATGATGTCCTGTCTACAAGCCACATGCTCTAGATCAGAGTGAGGTGAGCAGAGGGATGCACAGTTTTGTAGGAAGAGGTTCAGTGGAACATAGAATTGATTTAAAGACTACCGACAATAGGGTTTCATTAAAAAGTGTGCACCATTTGGCTTCTGTAGCTTCTATATATGTATGCTCATACTGTATATAGCAAACTGCAGAAAGCCTTTCACCAGCAGATCCATCAGTGAGCTCATTTGACTGCTTAGTTTCCAGCCCCTTTCCCTCCCAAATGTCGTTATCAATTGTTTATGACTAAACAAAGATAAACTTGATGTTCCATAAATGATTTAGTTATAAGTATCATACATGGACATTGTCATCTGCCTCATACTTCTTTCCTTTGCTTTAAAGCATGGAGAATGAACCGGAGCGTGAAGATCGTTTTGTCAAAGTTCATGGATCTATGGGTATGAAGAATTTTTTATAGGCCTATATATTAGACTTGAGAGATAGTTGTGAGCTAATTGTATATTTTCCCAGAAAACATTTCTTGTAAGTCTCTCTATTTTATAACTTCCTGCCACAGAAGCCTACAGCTAATATTTCAGTGAGATTGAACCACTAGCATGTGATAGTACACCACTAGCCACTGGTCCTAGCAGAGGTACTACCTATAAATATACTAGGGCACACACAAGTATTAACTAGTatataaccccttaaggaccaagcaccgtaaatctacagcgcttggtcctaggctttaatccccgccgatAATAGAAATatggcgcgggattaaagcctccactcctgcaatcaagcaggagcaagtGAGGGCCCCAGCTGTCAGACACACCCGAGGACCCAAAGGAGGTTGTTAAcatcttctgccttctccttttacGGGTACATAGTGCtccatgagcgctatgtactaagaagtgaaagtggaagtgcctCTTCCACTACGTGActcggtgatcacgtgactgccgggtCCCCCTGTTAGCAGAGCTGCCTCCTTAAAACACCGGCTTCACCAGACTTTCTTGCTTTTCTTCAACATTGACATCAGACAATATTCACACGGCATTCACAGTGCATGTACCAAAATAACACCTGGCTGTCTGGCCACTAACTAACACAATATTGGGCCTCTAACCACAGGCCTAATGCCCAACTTTACCGTTCATTGTTCATAGTCCATATCCTTATCAGTGTCAGCGTAGGGGGTCTGATGCTGCTTGGCAGGTCATGTCTGTCTCTTTCAAACCGTCAGAGCAGACTAGCAGTGTTGGCTTCATGTTACTGTCACCATcacagggtattagtgtatcttgacgccaccaggaagaagTGGTAGgttcaagattgacagggggattatggcccctgtagctgattggctgcagagctccaTGGGTTGCAAGTCCAGGCAGCCCACTAAACTCATGCAGCAGCTGCAGTGATTTCTGACAGAGATGGAGGGTTAGTGTAagggtaagtgtaacagttagaATTACAGATATAATATAAGGCTAACTGTGACAcgtacccctcaccctaaccctcaatCCCTGCCACAAATTGGCAGAGGCTGGTTTGCCTATGGCTTACAGCTGGCAAACCCACCCCACCCCCGACACTGTGTAGTCCCTTGGCCGCTCCCACTGCGTCCGAACCATCCGGGAGTGGTGTCACTGGCGTCCCCGCTGCTGTGCTGGCACCGCCAACAGTACGCTCCCCATGCAGGCCACAGCATCTGGAAGCGTTTCTAGTGTCATCGGCACTGCTGTCCCTGGGTCCCACTTCGACAGCATTTGAAAGAAGCAAGGAGCTTCCGCTCCCCCAGCTGGCCAAGCAGGTGGCAGCGCTGTGACAGGTGTCCCCGCTGAACTGCAGGACTGTAGGCTTCCTCTCCGGCTCCCCCTCCGGCCAAAGCAGGCAAGAGCGCTGTCACTGCCGCACATGGGTCCAGCTTAGGCTTCCCCGCAATTCTCCTAGTGTCCCTGGCTGGTAGCTCGTTTTAGGGCCTTAGGttcttgacccaatcgggagctaggggtgtgacattaCAACGCTATGCAggaaaagaatcgcagcatgtctaaAGTGATGTCTATCTGGACAAAAATATTTTCTTATACAATGAATGTTCCTGTTTCTTTGAAATGAGGGAATAAAACTGATTTTTGTTTTTGTAGATTGGGACACGGACAGAAAACCACCTGAAGGATTTCATGATGTCACTTCCCTGGACCACACAACCTCTAAATCAAGTGTAGTAAGCTGTAATCTGGCACAATCTGTTAGAAATGTAAAAAAGGAGTCTTTGTTACACAAAGCTAGTGGCAATAGTTTCAACTCACAACTTCCAGATACACAACACAATACTGCTTATATCAAGGAAGAGTCCCAGGAAGAAAGCAACCCTCACATGCATACCTCCAACATTCTAACCAAGAATGTGTCTACTTCTAGTGACATGGATGTATTGTCTACAGAGGGAGGCGATCGGATAGGCTCTCACATCGGTACACCAACTGATCAGACACAAGAACAGTATACGTCTCCTCAGATGGTTAGAGACCACCTACCTGAAAAAGCAAATGCCTCTGAAGAATACACAAAGCCATATCATATTAAGGAGGAATCGAATTCATGCGATGAAGATAGCCTCACAGATACTGACCCATATTCACCCATACATGGTGCCAATGCCAAGAACACGCCTAGCCAAGCCAATGAAGAATCGGCATGTGAAGATCCGCATGGGGACGTGTGTACCCCCACAGACCATGCGCAATCATCAAATGACTTGAAGGCAGAATCAGATTCTTCTTCTGAAGAAGAGAATATCTCGGATAGTGAGATACATCCAACCACAGATTATATCCCTGTGATCATCAAAGAGGAATCTGTCTCATGTGATGAAGACCACCTCACAGATGGGGACTTTTACTTGTCAGTAGAACATATGGACCCACAGTTCCCCTCCACATATGATGGAGATTATCCTTGCCCTTTATGTGGAAAGAACTTTAATACAACACTGGAACTAGCAAGACACCAACCAATTCACATGCGAGGGAAGACTTTCCCATGCTCTCTATGCGAGAAATGTTTTAGCAGTAAATCAGATTTGATGAGACACGAGCGGATTCATACGGGAGAGAAGCCCTTTCTATGTtttgaatgtgggaaaagttttagcaAAAAATCAGACGTAGTCCGACACGAGAAGATCCACGCGGGCGAAAAGCCATTTTCCTGCCCcgaatgtggaaagtgttttagCCGGGACTCGCATCTTATCCGACATCAAAGAATCCACACAGCCGAGCGTGCGTTTACGTGCTCCGAATGCGGGAAAATTTTCAGCCGAGAATCCCAGCTGATCCGACActtgagaattcacacaggagaaaaacctTTCTCTTGCTCACAGTGCGCTAAATGTTTCCGCAAGAAATCAGACGTTGTCCGTCATGAGAAGATTCACACTGGAGAAAAGCCATTCGTTTGTTCCGAATGCGGCAAGTGTTTCAGCCGGCATTCGCATCTCGTCATCCATCGACGGGTACATACGGGAGAGAAAACGTTTTCATGTTCCGAATGTGGCAAGTGCTTCACCCAATACTCTACTCTCATCTCGCACCGTAGGATACACACAGGTGAAAAGCCTTTTTCTTGTACGGAGTGTGGAAAATGCTTTGCCCAGAAGAGAGATTTAAATAAGCATATGACTCTTCACACCGGGGTGAAGCCATACCCCTGCTCAGAATGCGGAAAGAGCTTCGTATTGAAATATGAGCTGAGAAAACACGTGCGAATTCACACGGAAGAAAAACACTTTGTCTGCTCCGAGTGTGGCAAATGTTTCATCACAAAGTCCGACCTGGTACGTCATCAGAGAATCCACACGGGAGAGAAGCCTtttgcatgttcagaatgtggaaaatgtttcagTAGACACACTTACCTTGGCATCCATCAGCGGGTTCACACCGGGGAGAAACCGTTTGTTTGTACAgagtgtggcaaatgttttagtcAACGGACAGCCCTTGCAGCACATGGTAGGACTCACACAGGAGGTCGGCCATTTGCATGCTCAGAGTGTGGCAAGTGTTTTAGCAAAAAGTCAGATCTTCTCCGACATCAAAGAATCCACACGGGGGAGAAACCGTTTGCATGCCCAGAGTGTGGTAAATCCTTCAGCCGTCACACCTATCTCATTATACACAAGAGGATACACACTGGGGAGAAGCCCTTTCTCTGCTCCGAATGTGGCAAGCACTTCACTTATAAGTCACACTTGGTCCGACATCAGAGAATCCATGTGGCAGAAGATGCCTTCCCTTACTCTGAGTGTCACTAGGCATATGGAGACTTGGTTGGAGGTCATAACTGAACAAATAAACATTAAAGGAGGGTTATTGAATGGGTTGGTGAATAACATTTTAGGAGGAGGTATTAATGGCAAATCCCTTTTAACTTTGAGATCCCACAGAAAGATTACTACTTCATATTTGAATATGAAATTATGTGGGAACTAAGGACTCCAACGTGTTTCTTGTGCGTGTGTTGCAAGCCTACAGTAGTCTTAATAAATATCGCATCATTTTTTTCTCCTGTTTGGCTTTTTATAGGAGGGTTCCaccaaaagaaaacattttttagtCACCAAATTAAAAATCAATATCAATAacatgttaaaaatatttttattggacAGCAGATTTACTGTTGGCAGCGTTTTAAGTTGATTGTGATTGCTTCCCTTTCAGGGGTGTTTACAGACCAATGTGCTCTATGGTCTggcttcctgcagccaccaccagaGGGAGCTTACAAGCTATTTGCGTACTGCTATAAACTGAACTCAGTAATGACACATTATACATACAGTACGCTCCCCTCTAGTTGCAGCTGCATGCATCTTAAATgttatgtattaaccctttccaatccactgtctgacgtcttcctacattctgattgaagcttttacagctccaatgtcagaagacgtccgtgagggtattcttaccgtctattgccagccactccgctgtcagatCCTCTCCAGCGCGCacgcactggctttagccagcagatggcaccgttgtatgacagcaaaaagagaaagccttttaggaaactctgaatccaaaattagattggaaagggttaaatctatgACCATGCAGCAGGGTTTTAGGGCGCTATTACACTTGCATTTTCCTGACaattgccgggctgcacctgTAAATGCAGATGCAGACCAGCAATTAGCGCTATTACATACTGGTAACGATCCTGTAATAATGCTAATTGCCAGGTTGCACCCGTGCTTGCAGGTGCAGTCTGGGAATTGTTGGGAAAACGTGAACGCTAGCGGCTACCATTTGCGCTTGTGTAATAGTGGGGTAAGACTTGAGACTGTTATCTAGGATTAGCAAACTAAATGTGCTTTCTTTCGAAAACAGCATTACACCTGACTGCTGTTGTATGTTGTATTACAGCTCATTCATTGCAGTGAAGCCGAGCTGCAGCACTGGCCAACCAATCCACAGGCGAGCTGCCTTTAATAAAAGAAAgttgcttttttttctaattctgaaaaactcctttaaagaaaTCTCTGTGGTTCTGAAGTCTAAAAAGTAAGAAACCAAAAGACATTTTTTGGCCACTTTGGCTACTATTTTAGCCTCTACCTGAAGAGTGAGGGAAGATCACGTGTGTCAGTCAGTACTGGCCCTTTTGACAAAAATGAGGTCCTAAAAAGTTCGCTTTTATTAATTGGGAAAATCTAAACAGAATTCAtgaaaccttaaccccttagtgactaggcctgtttgcaccttaatgacaagGCCTAATTTTAgtaatctgacatgcgtcactttaacatagaataactccattaaggttttgcatatccaagcgattctgacatattttttttttgccacatgttgtacttcatttaggcagaaaaaaatagaccgatatcatctgtgtatatttattaaaagcgccaaaattgggaacattttgaaaaaaaacatcaactggaatttctcaaatatgtgcaaacataatacagaaattttgataagatatatatttccatctgtttattttattttctgcgcacattggaaaaacttttgctttgttttgtttttaaccatttaggagacgtccAAATttcacattaattattaacattttgaggaacactttgttttcctgcaccaagccaagattgcaaaggctcataggtgtcagaatagatacccccacaaatgaccccattttaaaaactacaccccttagtgtattcactgaggggggtcaggagtattttgaccccactgtttgttttcaggaattaatgcaatttagacaagaaaaaattgaatttcatatttttgcaaatatgtaattttaaacacaggatttttttctatagtgcacatgaaaatgaggatttgcaccccaaaatggatccccctgttggtcccatgttcagaaatattcccattgtggccctaatcttctgtccgtatgcacaacgggaccgAAAAGAGCAttttaggcctcattgcccacttgtagaccccttgagcggcccaaacgatggagaacccccacaaatgacctcattttggaaactagacctcttaacgcattaatctaggggtgtgctgtgtattttgaccccacagtttttgaatgaatctaagcaaagcagaagtaaaaaaattacaattttcatttttttagcgattgtcattttaaaaataggtttttttgtacagcacacatatgaatgaagactttcacccaaaaatagatccccctgtttgccccgtgttcagaaacatactcattgtggtcctaatattatgtccgtatgcacaactggGTCCTAACCGAAagtagcagcgggtggttttcagaacagacattttgctttaaggtgttttagtccccattgcacacGAGTATGGCCCTTGaccggccaaaacaacagagaacccccacaaatgaccccattttgaaaactagaccccttaacgaattcatctagtgctGTACTACGTATTTTGAACCCAccatttttaaatgaatcgaagcaaagcagaaggaaaaaattatgatttgtttttttggcaattgtcattttaaccctttccaatccaattagtatcctggctttcctagggggcttactttttttctgctgttatacaatggcgctatatgctggctaaagctagtactgcatgaggcgacacttTGGATAGGCAGAGAGGCtgaaaatatacagtaagagaaccctgacggccgtcttccaacatcggagctgtacagccataatTCATAATAATGTCTTCAATTACAAATCGCTTGTGTGAAACAGCCCTAAGTCTTATGTGGAGATGTAATGCATATATGGTGATATACAGGTATAATGGTTATATCCTGCATCTACAGTGGTGTCGTAATTGGTATACGGAAATATGAGCTGATACAAAGGTATTCTGATTATATGGAGGTATATACGGTGGCCAGACATAGGATCCCAGCTGCTGCAGAGGGGTACATATCTCTCTATTATTTTACTCCATGAAGTCCTATTGTAACTGGACTGCCCCGTTAATAACATGGAAGCAGTTGTACCatttatgtcttttattgagcacgttGAGTGAGGCTGGTCTCATATGACTGTGTGAACCAGTGTGCCGCATGTGAGAGTCACGTGTAGCACACAGCAAGTACCCCATGACATTGCGTACTTTCTGCTCGCTGCCAAGCACTACCTTGGTGTGTATGCGCGTtgaatatgtgccaagatagcgCTTGCCGTGATTTTTCTTGAGTGTGTAGTTccggaaattttttttaaactgcgacGTGGCAGCTTCTGACAGGCTGCTACAGCATATAACGCATACCTGATATGCTGTGaccacacgctcgtgtgagcccggcctaaacatccacaatgaaaggagcaagttagagtggtttcacatttgtgctggggattccactttcagGCTCCATTCGGAAAGCAAGAAAGGGGAACCCCCACGGATGGATGgtttctgtctctggatggaactgaacagcgccaggtGGTCacgattgactataatggggtctgccaacTTTTCGCCCAgttttgggatggaagaaaaagtgctgcatgcagccctTTCTCTTCCCAAATTTGCAGCCAGATCTGCGTTGGAATTTCTGGCCAAAGGTTCCAACAGAGATGTGAAACCTGcctaagtgaacctctgtgttaatgacttctccaacagCAAATTGGCAATAAACATTTTGTATCTTTTATGACAACAGAGAATAAGATCTCAACAATATAAACTCCAAACTCAACAATTACCCATCCCCTTCACTCCTGAAGAAGATCACCATCCTTGCTAGACTATATAGTCATGAGATTCAGTTACTTTGACTAAGGCTGGGCCCTGATGAGGACTCAGCTCCATTTCTGATGTCTAGAGTAAGGCTTAGGTTGAGCTTGCTTGTTCCGGCTACAGGTTCCTTAGCTGGAAATATCTTATTGTCAACTGCCGCACTGATGTCGAAGAACACATCCTCATTGTCCCTCTCAGTGTCAAAAGGAAGGTAGAGTGATCCAGAagtagccgaggtctggtacacgaGATGGACGATCAGTTGTAGAGGAGCAGGTATGTGGGAGAGATGCTTGATTAGAGGCACAGGGCAGAATAacatgccggcaggggagataccatgatcatTAAGGTGGTCTGGTTATCTTCCCGGGTAGGTATACTGACAGAGAAGATACCTGGATCACTGAG
This genomic interval carries:
- the LOC136588551 gene encoding zinc finger protein 271-like isoform X2, encoding MENEPEREDRFVKVHGSMDWDTDRKPPEGFHDVTSLDHTTSKSSVVSCNLAQSVRNVKKESLLHKASGNSFNSQLPDTQHNTAYIKEESQEESNPHMHTSNILTKNVSTSSDMDVLSTEGGDRIGSHIGTPTDQTQEQYTSPQMVRDHLPEKANASEEYTKPYHIKEESNSCDEDSLTDTDPYSPIHGANAKNTPSQANEESACEDPHGDVCTPTDHAQSSNDLKAESDSSSEEENISDSEIHPTTDYIPVIIKEESVSCDEDHLTDGDFYLSVEHMDPQFPSTYDGDYPCPLCGKNFNTTLELARHQPIHMRGKTFPCSLCEKCFSSKSDLMRHERIHTGEKPFLCFECGKSFSKKSDVVRHEKIHAGEKPFSCPECGKCFSRDSHLIRHQRIHTAERAFTCSECGKIFSRESQLIRHLRIHTGEKPFSCSQCAKCFRKKSDVVRHEKIHTGEKPFVCSECGKCFSRHSHLVIHRRVHTGEKTFSCSECGKCFTQYSTLISHRRIHTGEKPFSCTECGKCFAQKRDLNKHMTLHTGVKPYPCSECGKSFVLKYELRKHVRIHTEEKHFVCSECGKCFITKSDLVRHQRIHTGEKPFACSECGKCFSRHTYLGIHQRVHTGEKPFVCTECGKCFSQRTALAAHGRTHTGGRPFACSECGKCFSKKSDLLRHQRIHTGEKPFACPECGKSFSRHTYLIIHKRIHTGEKPFLCSECGKHFTYKSHLVRHQRIHVAEDAFPYSECH
- the LOC136588551 gene encoding zinc finger protein 271-like isoform X1 produces the protein MLIKSLYTNQEAPVRTRMENEPEREDRFVKVHGSMDWDTDRKPPEGFHDVTSLDHTTSKSSVVSCNLAQSVRNVKKESLLHKASGNSFNSQLPDTQHNTAYIKEESQEESNPHMHTSNILTKNVSTSSDMDVLSTEGGDRIGSHIGTPTDQTQEQYTSPQMVRDHLPEKANASEEYTKPYHIKEESNSCDEDSLTDTDPYSPIHGANAKNTPSQANEESACEDPHGDVCTPTDHAQSSNDLKAESDSSSEEENISDSEIHPTTDYIPVIIKEESVSCDEDHLTDGDFYLSVEHMDPQFPSTYDGDYPCPLCGKNFNTTLELARHQPIHMRGKTFPCSLCEKCFSSKSDLMRHERIHTGEKPFLCFECGKSFSKKSDVVRHEKIHAGEKPFSCPECGKCFSRDSHLIRHQRIHTAERAFTCSECGKIFSRESQLIRHLRIHTGEKPFSCSQCAKCFRKKSDVVRHEKIHTGEKPFVCSECGKCFSRHSHLVIHRRVHTGEKTFSCSECGKCFTQYSTLISHRRIHTGEKPFSCTECGKCFAQKRDLNKHMTLHTGVKPYPCSECGKSFVLKYELRKHVRIHTEEKHFVCSECGKCFITKSDLVRHQRIHTGEKPFACSECGKCFSRHTYLGIHQRVHTGEKPFVCTECGKCFSQRTALAAHGRTHTGGRPFACSECGKCFSKKSDLLRHQRIHTGEKPFACPECGKSFSRHTYLIIHKRIHTGEKPFLCSECGKHFTYKSHLVRHQRIHVAEDAFPYSECH